In Victivallis lenta, the sequence ATGGTGTCACGGATGATCATGCCGCAATACAAAACGCAGTGGCCGAACTGAAAAAGCACAATGGAGGAATTCTGTATTTTCCCGTCGGTCAATACCGTATTGCAACAAGCGGGCATGGCGCACTTTTTCTGGACGGTATTTCCAATGCAACCATCCGTTTTGAACCCGGAGCCGTCTTGCTGATGGACAACCTGCTGCCGGACGGCTCCGGCGGCGGTCATGGAATCGTGGTGCGCGGTCCCGGTTCCGGCATCACGCTGGAGAATATTCATGTCAGATGGGTGAAAAAAGCGATTGGCCGCAGTCATGGTGATGCATTCCGCTTCGAGGGGTATCCCAGTGACGGCAAAACCATTGCCCGGATCATCATGAACAACTGTATCGGAGAACGCAGCCCGCAGACCGGGGCGGTTTTCATGGGATGCAGTGATGTTTCCGTCAATAATTTCAGTCCGGTCGACACCTGGGCTGACGGTTTGCATTTCAACGCCTGCCGCCGCGTAAATGTAAATGGCGTGCTGGGCTTGAACAACGGAGATGATACGCTGGCCTTTGTCACTTATTTTGACGAAAAGTTTTCCGGGCAGACAGGAGGCGTTTTTTCTTTCCCGGATTTAAATGAGTGGTGCAATTCCGACAGCAATGCGACGAATATCACCGCCATAGGAGGGCATGCCGACGGCATGAGAATCTCCGGCGCCCGAAATATCAATGTCAGCAATCTCAATGTTTCCGGCAAATGGGCCGGAGTTCAATTGGATTCGGCCATCAAGACGACGGAGAATGAAGCTGTCGGCTGGGGATATCCGGCTTCGCGCAACATCAATATTTCCAACGTGTCGATATCGGATTGCGATCTGGGGCTGATCGTGCGCAGCTTGAACGTGCTGCCTGACGCTTCGGAATCATTTTGGAGTTTCAAGGTCAACATCAGCAATCTGACTCTTTCCGGAATTCATTCGCATGGAATCGACATTCAGAGTGTCGGCGGCATCCAGATCAGCAACATCCGGTCGGACAGCAGAATCAGATTTCTGAATTTGCGCGGTCCCGTTTCGCTGAACGGCCTGGATCAGACGGGCGGCTCCGTGGAGTTCACCGGCATTCAGGGGAAGCGTTTCTTCGGTTTCCGGCCGAATATGGAACCGAAGCCGATAGAGGTTTCTGGCCCGGAAGAGGTTGCGACAGGCAGCGTTCTGCTGAGCAGAGTCAACCTGACAGGAGCTCCTCTGCGGCTTGACCGCCTGGCCGGTCTCTGTATTTCCGGACTGCGTTCCGATTCTGCAATCGAACTGAAAAACTGCCGGGATATATATTTAAATGAAACCGTCGCCGCCGATAAGCCGTCAATCGGGAATTGCCGGAAAATCTTTTTTAACGGAAGCGAGTTATAATGAAGACATTTATTGGAGCAGTCTGCTTTTTTCTGTTCGTATCAACGGCACTGGCCTTGCCGATTCTGAACATCAGGGAGTTCGGTGCGGCCGGAGATGGAATCGCTGATGATTCGGCAGCCCTGAAACAGGCTGCCGAACGACTGAAGAGCAATGGCGGCGGCACTCTGGAATTTCCGGCCGGAACATACCGTATCGGAACCGTGGGAGGTGGTCTGATCCTGGATGAACAGAGCAATGTGAAAGTTGTTTTTGCTGATGGAGCGGTTTTGCTGATGGACAACCTGCTGCCTGACGGCAATGGGGGCGGGCATGGCATAACAGTACGCGGTCCCGCCAAAAATATTGAACTTCATAACATTAAAGTCCAGTGGAAGAATAAAGCGCGTACCCGAAGCAACGGCGATGGTTTCCGTTTTGAAGGTTATCCGGATAGCCGTCGAACGCTGAAGCGGATCCGGATGGAAAATTGTCAAGTCCTGAAAAGTGCTCAGACTGGAGCCGTTTTCATGGGGTGCAGTGATGTGACGGTACGGAACTTCACCATACGGGAGAGTTGGGGGGACGGGCTCCATTTCAATGCCTGCCGGAATGTCGATGTTGAAGGGGTTACCGGAATTCAGACCGGAGATGACACACTGGCATTCGTTACTTATTATGCGGAAAAACCGGAGGGGAAAATCGGAACCGTATTCTCTTTGCCTGATTTGGGAGAATGGAACAATTCCGGCTCTGTGGCCAGGCATGTCCGTTCAACAGGCGGCAATGCCAACGGAATACGTATTTCCGGAGCTCAGGCCGTGAAAATATCGGATGTCGAAGTGGACAGCAAGGTGGGGTGCGGCATTATCATCGATGCCGGAATGATCAGCAAGATCAATTTATGGCAATATCTGGCCAGCCGCAATATCGAAATCAATGACGTAAAGGTGAAAAACTGTAATACGGGATTGTACATCATGCAGTTTGACCCGGCATTCAGCAATCCTGATTTTTATGAATTCGATGTCCGATGCGGTGATTTTCAAATTGAAAACTGTGATAATGACAGCGTGCACCTGAGCGGAGTATCGGGCGTCGAACTGGCCGATTTCCTCACAACCGGCTGCCGCTGGCGGTTTCGGACAGTTGCCGATTGCCGGCTCAGAAATGCAGATATCAGGGAAGGCGCCTTTCTGATCATCGGACAGGATGAAGCAATCGATCCGGCTCGAATCGAACAGCTCCATGACTGCAACATCCGGGTTTCAAATCTGAAAATAACTCATGGAAACCTTGGAATTCAGCGTTGTCGGAATCTTGGCATGCACAATCTTGAGATTTCCGGTTCTCCCGGCAGTTCCGTTTCCGTCTTCCAGACACTGGAATCCGGTTTCTCCGAGTTGAAACTCGAAAACATGAACTTGGCGGAAACAACTCCTTTTGCGGTTCAAATACTGCAAAGCCGGAATATTCATTTTGACAAAGTCGATGTGATTTCATCAAAACCGCTGACCGCGGCATTCGAACTCGGCGGGGGAGATGAAAATCTCACCACGGATCTCATCACCATTGAAGAATTGGCCGTTCAGCCCTCCGGGATGCTTCCTGTGCTTTCGCAGACCGGTCCGTATGGGGTGACGCATTGGCAGAATCTTCCCTGAACGTATCGGACGGAAAGTTTGAAAAATGAAATCATACCATATTCTATTTCTTCTGGTCGTAAATTGCATGCTTCATGCTGTTACGCCGGGTTCTGTCTTTTCCGACAATATGGTCATACAGAGAGACGCTCCTGTGCGAGTCTGGGGAACGGCGGCTCCGGGCGAAACCGTCACCGTTACGTTTCGCGGCGCCAGTGCATCTGCTGTCGCGGATCGTAACGGCAGATGGCTGGCTGCACTTCCCGCCTTTCCGGCTTCTGACCGGGGGGCCGCTTTGAAAATCAGTGGAAGGACAACGGTTACATATGATAATGTACTGACCGGCGATATCTGGCTATGTGCCGGACAATCCAATATGCAGTTTGAACTCAGTCGAGTGAAGAACGGCGCAAAGTTGGCGGCAGAAAGCACGAATAACAAAATCCGCCTGCTGCAAATTCCGCTTGCCTGGAACAGGAATCCTGTAAATCATACAGATGCGAAATGGCAGGAGTGCATGCCGGAGACGGCAGGGAATTTCTCGGCAGTCGGTTATTTGTTTGGCCGCAGAATTGCTGATCAAACCGGAATTCCGGTTGGTTTGATAAATATATCCTGGGGCGGCTGCCGCATCGAGGCCATGATTGATGAAAATGCTTGGAAAACAGTTCCGGTTTCCCCAAAGGTTGCCGACGGCTTTCGACGCGAACTTGCCGATATGGACATGAAAGATGACAATGAGTTACGGGAGGATAAGCAGAGGCTTGCGTCCGTATTGTACAATGCAATGGTATATCCATTATCCCCGATGTCGGTAAAAGGGATGCTGTGGTATCAGGGCGAAGACAACCATACAGAGGGAATGGAATATGCGGAGAAGCTGCAGATGCTGGCATACTCCTGGCGAAAATGTTTTCAGCAGGAGTCCATGCCTGTCTATATTGTACAACTTCCGCCTTTCGGATACGGAGAGGAGCCGCCTTTTTTCCTTCCGCGTTTCCGAATGGCTCAGCAGATGTTTGCACAATCCGATCCATATTCCGGTTTCATTGTTACCACAGACTGCGGTGATCCGAACGATATTCACCCGGTTGATAAAATCCCATTGGTACATCGCCTGGCCGATCTGGCGCTTTACAAAAGTTATGGGATCGGTAATTCAGAAGCCCTGGCTCCCACTTGTGCAAAAATCGAATTCAAACGTGATCAGGCTGTTGTTTCGTTCATGAACGCGAATGGCTTGAGGAGCAGAGACGGGAACGCAATCAGCCATTTGGAAATTGCCGGTGCCGACAAGATTTTCCATCGGGCAAATGGCATTATTTGCAATGACCGATTATTGGTATCGTCTCCTTTGGTAAAAGCACCTGCATATCTGCGTTTCGGCTGGCATAAAACAGCAAATCCGAATCTGGTAAACCGCTCGGGAAATCCAGTTGCACCGTTTTCCAGCTGCAACCATTCAATTTCCTTTTGAAAACCATGGATAGGAAAGATTGTCAAAGCTGAAACACGCAGCGAAGCCGCCCGTTTTCCCGCCGCTTTCTCCCGGTATCCTGACGGCTGGATGCCGGGGCGGAATAAATTTGATCTTTTCCTGATTCAGCTCTTGACAAACGGGGATAAATCCATCATGTCTAATATAGACAACATGTTGTCTGGTGCGGTTTGCAATTCAATGTACAGGACAAGCTGATGATATGGAAAAGAAGCGCAGCAACATCCGGGATCTTGCGAAAGCGGCCGGGCTTTCGGCCGGAACGGTCTCGCGGATACTGAACAACCGCCCCGGAGATATGAAGATTCCGGAAACCACTCGCGCCCGTGTGGTCGAGCTGGCCCGGAAGATGGAGTACGTTCCGAATATTCACGCTCAGCGGCTGTTTTCGAAACGTTCCGGCGTGATCGGGCTGATTATCCCGTCGGCGGAACGCAACGGCTCCCCAGTGTTCGGCTGTACGCATCTGTCGCATGTGCTGGCCGGAATGGAGCGGGAGCTTGACGCGACCTTCCGGCGGCTCGAGCTCCACCCGGCCGGTCGCCGCCGCCGTGACGCTGCCCGGGCTCCCGGCCGGCCGTTACCGCCTCCGGCGCGTCAGCAACGGCGGCGCCGAAGAGGGAATCGTCGGCAACGGCGGATTCCGGCTGCTCCTGACTCCGCATGAACTGCGCGTCTATGAGCTCATTCCCGTCGATTCGCGTCAAATCAGGCCGCGGAAATGACAGGAGGGAATGCGTCAGAGAGCGGATTGCATGATGAGCCATGCGGTATAGGCAATATAAATCAGGAGGAGGAAAACGCCTTCCAGCCGCGAAATTTTCCAGCCGGTGCGCATGATCGGCAGCAGCAGGACCGAACAGAGAAGCATGACGCCGAGGTCGACATAGCTGAGCGTCGCGTTCCGGAGCGGGGAGATCAGCGGAGCGATGCCGAGGATTGCGAAGACGTTGAAGATGTTCGAGCCGACCACGTTGCCGATGGCGATATCCTTTTCGCCGCGGACGGCGGCGACGACCGAGGTCGCCAGCTCCGGCAGGCTGGTGCCGACTGCGACCAGGGTGAGGCCGATCACGGCGTCGCTGACCTGCAGCAGCCGGGCGAAAAATACGGAGCCGGCGAGGAAGAGCTTCGCGCCGAGGATCAGGAGCGCGAGCCCGGCGATGGTCAGGAGGACGGCGGCGGGGAGGCGCATTGCCTTGGCATTTCCGGAGGAGACGGATTTCCGCGCCTCCTCGACGACGGCGGCGTTGACGGCCGCTTCGCGCTTCGCCTGCCGCACGCTCCAGGCCGTATAGAGGATGATCGCCGCGAAAAAGATTGCGCCGTGGATGCGGCTGATGCCGTGCCCGGTCAGGTAGAATATGGTCAGCATGGCGGCGGCCAGCAGCATGACCGGCGCGTCGAACTGGAACAGATGCGTGTTGACCCGGAGCGGGGTGATGACGGCGCAGAGTCCGAGGATCAGCGCGATATTGCAGATATTCGAGCCGACCACGTTGCCGAGACTGATGTCGGCGTTGCCCGCGATGGCGGCGTCGACGCTGACCACCAGTTCCGGCGCGCTGGTGGCGAAGGCGACGAGCGTGAGCCCGATGACCAGCGGGGAGATGCGGCATCTCTCCGCGATGCGCACGCCGCCGCGCACGAGAAATTCCGCGCCGTAATAGAGGGCGGCGACGCCGGAGGCGCCGTAGAACAGGTTCAGAATCGTTTGCATGAAACTCCCCCGGGTTCGGTCAGTTGTTTTTCCGGAATTTGGAAAAATAGCCCTTTTTTGTAGAATGTCAAGCGGAAATTTTATGAAAACGGGTTATATTACGAAATCAGACAGAGGTGATGAATTCTATGGAAAACAAGGCGGAAACGGCGAAACGGCTCTTTCTCTCCGGGGCGAACTGCTCCCAGGCGGTGATCGGCGCGTTTCAGCCGGAGTGCGGGATTGATTTCGATACGGCGATGCGCATCGCTTCGGGCTTCGGCGGCGGCATGGGGCGGCTGCGCGAGGTGTGCGGCGCGGTCTCCGGCATGTTCATGGCGGCAGGGCTGCTGCGCGGCAGCTCCGATTTGCGGGATAAGGCGGCCAAGGATGCGCACTATGCGCTGATTCAGGAGCTGGCGGAGGCGTTCCGGCGCGAGAACGGTTCGATCGTCTGCCGCGAGCTGCTCGGGCTCGGCGCCGCGCAGGCGGACCGGCCCGTCTCCGAAGCGCGCACGCCGGAGTATTACCGCAAGCGTCCGTGCGCGGAGCTGGTGGCATTCGCAGCCGGGCTGCTGGAGGAGAAACTGAAGGAACGGCTCCGGGCGGAATCCGGAGTCGGGCAGTAACTGGGAGATGCCTGCGATGAAGAAAGTGAAAATCACGGTTCTGAAAACGACTCTGGACGAGGAGCTGGCCCGGGAGTACGGTGCGGAGGGGCTCAAGGCATGTCCGATGCTGAAGGCCGGGCAGGTCTTTTACGCGGATTACGCGAAGCCGGATGGTTTTTGCGACGAAGCCTGGAAGGCGATTTATCAGTATGTGTTCGCCCTTGCGCACGGCGCGGGGGAGGGGCTGTTCTACTACGGCGACTGGATTCGGAAACCGGGCGTTGCGATCTGCAGCTGCAACGACGGGCTGCGGCCGGTGATCTTCAAGCTTGAAGCCACCGGCGAGACGTCGGAGATCAATTACACGCCGGTCCACTGAAAAAGGGCCGCGGCCCGTGTTGTTTTTACCGGAGTGTTGTGGTATGGTATGTTCCGGAAAGGAAGGCGGGAGGCGCCGCCGGTCGGCAATCATGTTTTTCGGAAATAAACGGCTTGCGCTTCTCGTCATCATCTACATCGGCTTCATCAGTCTCGGGCTGCCGGACAATATCCTCGGCGTCGCCTGGGACTCCATGCGGACGGAATTCGGAGTTCCGGTCTATTATGCGGGGTTCATCTCGACGCTTCTGACGCTCTGTTCGGCCGTTTCCGCCTTTTTCAGCGGCGCGATCCTGCGCCGCCTGGGGACCGGGAAACTGCTGGTGATCTGCGGTTTCATGACCGGCTGCGGACTGCTCGGCTATGCGCTTTCCCCATTTTTCCGGGTTCTGCTGCTGTTCGCCGTTCCGCTCGGCTTCGGGCAGGGGGCGATCGACACCGGCATGAACTACTTTGTCGCCAGGCACTACACGAGCCGGGACATGAACTGGCTTCACTGTTGCTGGGGAATCGGGGCCAGCGCCGGTCCGCTGATGATCACGCTCATTCTCTCCGCCGGGTGGAGCTGGCGTTGCGGCTACGGCATCGTCTCCGCCGTGCAACTGTGCCTCGCCGGATTGTTTCTGATGACCTTGAATCTCTGGAAGGAGACCGGAACGGGCGGAGACGGCGGCCGGGCGGAGGCGTTCGAGGGGAAGGTCCGTTACAGCTTGCGTTTTTTCTGCTGCCCGCTCATGATGTTCCTCTACTGCGGCGCGGAGTATTCGCTGGGACTGTGGGGATATCTGTTCCTGACTCAATGCCGGGGATATTCGCCCGAAGCGGCCGGATATGCGGTCACCGGATACTGGGGGATGCTGACTTTCGGACGCTTCCTGCTCGGATTCATTGCGAACCGCCTGGGAAACACCCGGCAGATCCGGTTCAGCACGCTGCTGGGGCTGGCCGGTGCCGTGCTTCTGCTCTCCGATCTCCCGTTTCTGCCGGCGGCCGCGCTCGGCCTGATCGGATTTGCGTTTGCGACCTTCTATCCGGCCATGATGCATGCCGCGCCGGAGCGGTTCGACGATGCGACCGCCGCCACGGTCATCGGCTATCAGGGCGGAGCGGCCATGCTCGGCATCGCTCTGCTGCCGGCCGGATTCGGTTATCTGGCCTCCGTGTTTTCGTTCGATCTGCTGCCGTATTTCGCCGGGGGCGTCTGTGCGCTTCTGTTCCTGATTCAATGGAAAGTCGACGGTTCCGGGCGTTCCCGGGCATGAAAAATCGCGGGAACGGCCGAAACCGTTCCCGCGATCCTGTTGCCGGCGGCGCTGTTACAGGTCGTTGTGCCAGGCGTCGACAAGCTCGCTCGCGTTCACCTCGGTGACGCCGGGGAGCGACTTGACGAAGGCGATCGCCTGATCCCGGCGCTCCGCCTCGTCCGTATTCGGGCTGCCGGTGTTGACCAGGATGTCGAAGTCGGAGAAGTCGAAGTAGCCGGAGATGTCCAGCCCGAGCTCGTCGAATTTGCCGGTCAGCTGATCGACGAAAGCGTAGAGCGCCTCCATGTCGGCCTTCTCTTCATAGGTCGCGGTCAAGACGAAACCAAGTTCCTTGTACTCGCCGCGATGGGTCTTTTTACGCAAACGTTTTTTCATTGTTTTCCTTCCTGCGTGTTGATCCGGTCCCTGTGCCGGTTATTGGGCCGCCGTGAATTTACGGTTCATTTCTGCATAGATTCCATCGAGGGCGAGGAGCTCCTGATGGGTCCCGATTTCCGCGATCCTGCCTTTGTCCATGACCACGATGCGGTCGGCGTTGCGGATGGTCGAGAGGCGGTGCGCGACGATGAAGGTCGTGCGCCCCTTGACCAGGCAGTCGAGCGCCTGCTTGATCTGCGACTCCGACTCGACGTCGAGCGCGCTGGTCGCTTCGTCGAGGATCAGCACGCGGGGATCGCGCAGCAGGGCGCGGGCGATCGCAATGCGCTGCTTCTGGCCGCCGGAGAGGCGGGCGCCGTTCTCGCGCACCTGCGTGTTGAGCCCTTCCGGCAGGGAATCGATGAAGTCCAGCAGGTCCGCGCTGCGGACCGCGCTCATAAGCTCGAATTCCGACGGCTTGATGCCGTAGCAGATGTTTTCGCGGATCGTGCCGTCGAACAGCAGCGTCTCCTGCGTCACGACGGAGATGAATTTCCGGTAGCTGCGCAGATCGAGATTGTTCATGTCCTGTCCGTCGAGCAGCAGCCGGCCGCTCGAGGGCCGCACGAAACCGATCACGAGGTGCGCCATGGTCGACTTTCCGGCGCCGGAGGAGCCTACCAGCGCAATGGTTTCTCCCTGCGGCACATGCAGATTGATATCCTCGAGCGCATGTTTGTCGTTGCCCGGGTAGGAGAAGCTGACATGTTCGAAGACGAAATCGCCCTTGACCTCGGTGACCTGCGGCTTGTCCGCATTGAGCTCGATGTCCGGACACTCGAGCACTTCACCGATCGAGCGGACCGATTCGAGCCCCTTCGTGATGGCCGGAACGCAGTTCATCGCCGCCATGACCATCGTGGTGATCGAGCTGAAATAGCCGGTCAGCAGCACGATGTCGCCGACGCCGATCTTGAGGAATCCCTTCTGGTAGAGGTAGGCGATGAAAATCAGCGTGCAGAGGTTGAACAGCATGAGGAGCACCCAGTTGACCGAACCGAAAATCGAATTGATCCAGTCCACCTGAAGTCCGGTGTTGCGGATCTGCTCGAGCTTCTGGTTGACCCGGCCGATCTCAACCTCCTCGACGTGGTGCGCGCGGGTGATCGGAATCAGGCGGATCATTTCGGTGACCCGGCCGGACATGTCCTCAATGCTCTGCCGGAAGGCGCGGTTGCTTTCGCGGATCTTCTTGCGGATCGCCATGAAGAGGCCGACGGCAAGCGGCACGGCGGCCAGGTAGAACAGGACGAAGAGCGGCGCCTTGACCAGCGTCACGATGATCGCGATGACGATCGTGCAGACGATATGCGGAACCGTGTCGAGCAGCATGCGCGTCATGTTTTCGATGCTTTCGACATCGCGGGTGACCTTGTTCTGCAGC encodes:
- a CDS encoding glycosyl hydrolase family 28-related protein, with translation MKFYDNLLWILLMFSNSILLHASVIDVTGFGARGDGVTDDHAAIQNAVAELKKHNGGILYFPVGQYRIATSGHGALFLDGISNATIRFEPGAVLLMDNLLPDGSGGGHGIVVRGPGSGITLENIHVRWVKKAIGRSHGDAFRFEGYPSDGKTIARIIMNNCIGERSPQTGAVFMGCSDVSVNNFSPVDTWADGLHFNACRRVNVNGVLGLNNGDDTLAFVTYFDEKFSGQTGGVFSFPDLNEWCNSDSNATNITAIGGHADGMRISGARNINVSNLNVSGKWAGVQLDSAIKTTENEAVGWGYPASRNINISNVSISDCDLGLIVRSLNVLPDASESFWSFKVNISNLTLSGIHSHGIDIQSVGGIQISNIRSDSRIRFLNLRGPVSLNGLDQTGGSVEFTGIQGKRFFGFRPNMEPKPIEVSGPEEVATGSVLLSRVNLTGAPLRLDRLAGLCISGLRSDSAIELKNCRDIYLNETVAADKPSIGNCRKIFFNGSEL
- a CDS encoding right-handed parallel beta-helix repeat-containing protein; this translates as MKTFIGAVCFFLFVSTALALPILNIREFGAAGDGIADDSAALKQAAERLKSNGGGTLEFPAGTYRIGTVGGGLILDEQSNVKVVFADGAVLLMDNLLPDGNGGGHGITVRGPAKNIELHNIKVQWKNKARTRSNGDGFRFEGYPDSRRTLKRIRMENCQVLKSAQTGAVFMGCSDVTVRNFTIRESWGDGLHFNACRNVDVEGVTGIQTGDDTLAFVTYYAEKPEGKIGTVFSLPDLGEWNNSGSVARHVRSTGGNANGIRISGAQAVKISDVEVDSKVGCGIIIDAGMISKINLWQYLASRNIEINDVKVKNCNTGLYIMQFDPAFSNPDFYEFDVRCGDFQIENCDNDSVHLSGVSGVELADFLTTGCRWRFRTVADCRLRNADIREGAFLIIGQDEAIDPARIEQLHDCNIRVSNLKITHGNLGIQRCRNLGMHNLEISGSPGSSVSVFQTLESGFSELKLENMNLAETTPFAVQILQSRNIHFDKVDVISSKPLTAAFELGGGDENLTTDLITIEELAVQPSGMLPVLSQTGPYGVTHWQNLP
- a CDS encoding sialate O-acetylesterase, with product MKSYHILFLLVVNCMLHAVTPGSVFSDNMVIQRDAPVRVWGTAAPGETVTVTFRGASASAVADRNGRWLAALPAFPASDRGAALKISGRTTVTYDNVLTGDIWLCAGQSNMQFELSRVKNGAKLAAESTNNKIRLLQIPLAWNRNPVNHTDAKWQECMPETAGNFSAVGYLFGRRIADQTGIPVGLINISWGGCRIEAMIDENAWKTVPVSPKVADGFRRELADMDMKDDNELREDKQRLASVLYNAMVYPLSPMSVKGMLWYQGEDNHTEGMEYAEKLQMLAYSWRKCFQQESMPVYIVQLPPFGYGEEPPFFLPRFRMAQQMFAQSDPYSGFIVTTDCGDPNDIHPVDKIPLVHRLADLALYKSYGIGNSEALAPTCAKIEFKRDQAVVSFMNANGLRSRDGNAISHLEIAGADKIFHRANGIICNDRLLVSSPLVKAPAYLRFGWHKTANPNLVNRSGNPVAPFSSCNHSISF
- a CDS encoding LacI family DNA-binding transcriptional regulator codes for the protein MEKKRSNIRDLAKAAGLSAGTVSRILNNRPGDMKIPETTRARVVELARKMEYVPNIHAQRLFSKRSGVIGLIIPSAERNGSPVFGCTHLSHVLAGMERELDATFRRLELHPAGRRRRDAARAPGRPLPPPARQQRRRRRGNRRQRRIPAAPDSA
- a CDS encoding calcium/sodium antiporter; translation: MQTILNLFYGASGVAALYYGAEFLVRGGVRIAERCRISPLVIGLTLVAFATSAPELVVSVDAAIAGNADISLGNVVGSNICNIALILGLCAVITPLRVNTHLFQFDAPVMLLAAAMLTIFYLTGHGISRIHGAIFFAAIILYTAWSVRQAKREAAVNAAVVEEARKSVSSGNAKAMRLPAAVLLTIAGLALLILGAKLFLAGSVFFARLLQVSDAVIGLTLVAVGTSLPELATSVVAAVRGEKDIAIGNVVGSNIFNVFAILGIAPLISPLRNATLSYVDLGVMLLCSVLLLPIMRTGWKISRLEGVFLLLIYIAYTAWLIMQSAL
- a CDS encoding C-GCAxxG-C-C family protein, translated to MENKAETAKRLFLSGANCSQAVIGAFQPECGIDFDTAMRIASGFGGGMGRLREVCGAVSGMFMAAGLLRGSSDLRDKAAKDAHYALIQELAEAFRRENGSIVCRELLGLGAAQADRPVSEARTPEYYRKRPCAELVAFAAGLLEEKLKERLRAESGVGQ
- a CDS encoding TIGR04076 family protein, whose amino-acid sequence is MKKVKITVLKTTLDEELAREYGAEGLKACPMLKAGQVFYADYAKPDGFCDEAWKAIYQYVFALAHGAGEGLFYYGDWIRKPGVAICSCNDGLRPVIFKLEATGETSEINYTPVH
- a CDS encoding MFS transporter codes for the protein MFFGNKRLALLVIIYIGFISLGLPDNILGVAWDSMRTEFGVPVYYAGFISTLLTLCSAVSAFFSGAILRRLGTGKLLVICGFMTGCGLLGYALSPFFRVLLLFAVPLGFGQGAIDTGMNYFVARHYTSRDMNWLHCCWGIGASAGPLMITLILSAGWSWRCGYGIVSAVQLCLAGLFLMTLNLWKETGTGGDGGRAEAFEGKVRYSLRFFCCPLMMFLYCGAEYSLGLWGYLFLTQCRGYSPEAAGYAVTGYWGMLTFGRFLLGFIANRLGNTRQIRFSTLLGLAGAVLLLSDLPFLPAAALGLIGFAFATFYPAMMHAAPERFDDATAATVIGYQGGAAMLGIALLPAGFGYLASVFSFDLLPYFAGGVCALLFLIQWKVDGSGRSRA
- a CDS encoding 50S ribosome-binding protein YggL; amino-acid sequence: MKKRLRKKTHRGEYKELGFVLTATYEEKADMEALYAFVDQLTGKFDELGLDISGYFDFSDFDILVNTGSPNTDEAERRDQAIAFVKSLPGVTEVNASELVDAWHNDL
- a CDS encoding ABC transporter ATP-binding protein, translating into MREFLHRQYRNRGPLRNYIDFYSEWKGRFVLVWLMYLVKAAPVFLIPILTAEVINLITNRELPLEQVIGRLWEILAIGFVVIVQNIPTHMLYVRLMSVPCRSVEMNLRSALCTRLQHLSIPYHTSTRMGSLQNKVTRDVESIENMTRMLLDTVPHIVCTIVIAIIVTLVKAPLFVLFYLAAVPLAVGLFMAIRKKIRESNRAFRQSIEDMSGRVTEMIRLIPITRAHHVEEVEIGRVNQKLEQIRNTGLQVDWINSIFGSVNWVLLMLFNLCTLIFIAYLYQKGFLKIGVGDIVLLTGYFSSITTMVMAAMNCVPAITKGLESVRSIGEVLECPDIELNADKPQVTEVKGDFVFEHVSFSYPGNDKHALEDINLHVPQGETIALVGSSGAGKSTMAHLVIGFVRPSSGRLLLDGQDMNNLDLRSYRKFISVVTQETLLFDGTIRENICYGIKPSEFELMSAVRSADLLDFIDSLPEGLNTQVRENGARLSGGQKQRIAIARALLRDPRVLILDEATSALDVESESQIKQALDCLVKGRTTFIVAHRLSTIRNADRIVVMDKGRIAEIGTHQELLALDGIYAEMNRKFTAAQ